A genomic window from Companilactobacillus alimentarius DSM 20249 includes:
- a CDS encoding aldo/keto reductase — protein MDKNNAANAGTFKFDDNFIVNRLGYGTMQLTGKGVWGPYKDPDHAVDLIKNAFDLGVNFIDTADSYGPWTADSYLAKALKEYSDSDKIFISDKVGQVRTGENEWTPVGVPAFLRQEVELSLRMFHRDHEDLLFLHRIDSHVPIEDQVGELKKMQDEGKIKHIGISQVSLDELKAAQKIAKIDAVENMYNVGHHKDDDGIVDYAEENNIAFLPWFPLDTGNLAKTNSPLEDIAKKYNASPAQIALAWLLKRSKNIIPIPGTSSLDHLKDNLNAANVNLSSEDFEKLSSLQK, from the coding sequence ATGGATAAAAATAACGCAGCAAATGCTGGAACATTCAAATTTGATGATAATTTTATTGTTAATCGCCTAGGCTACGGTACCATGCAACTAACTGGTAAAGGAGTTTGGGGTCCATATAAAGATCCCGATCACGCCGTCGATTTGATCAAGAATGCCTTTGACCTAGGAGTTAACTTCATTGATACAGCTGATTCCTACGGTCCTTGGACTGCTGATTCATATTTGGCCAAGGCTTTGAAAGAATATTCAGATTCAGATAAGATCTTTATTTCTGATAAGGTTGGACAAGTTAGAACTGGTGAAAATGAATGGACTCCGGTTGGTGTGCCTGCCTTTCTTCGTCAAGAAGTAGAACTTTCATTAAGAATGTTCCATCGTGACCATGAGGACTTATTGTTCTTGCACAGAATTGATTCCCACGTTCCTATCGAAGATCAAGTTGGCGAATTAAAGAAAATGCAAGATGAAGGAAAAATCAAGCACATCGGTATCAGCCAAGTTTCACTTGACGAACTAAAAGCTGCTCAAAAGATTGCTAAGATTGATGCAGTCGAAAACATGTACAATGTTGGTCACCACAAGGATGATGATGGAATCGTTGATTACGCCGAAGAAAACAATATAGCCTTCTTGCCTTGGTTCCCACTAGATACTGGTAATCTAGCTAAGACCAACAGTCCTTTGGAAGACATTGCTAAGAAATACAATGCTAGTCCTGCACAAATTGCTTTGGCATGGTTATTGAAGCGTTCAAAGAACATTATTCCAATTCCTGGAACAAGTTCATTAGATCATTTGAAGGATAACCTCAATGCTGCCAATGTTAACTTGAGTAGTGAAGACTTTGAGAAATTATCTAGTTTACAAAAATAA